The sequence below is a genomic window from Cicer arietinum cultivar CDC Frontier isolate Library 1 chromosome 6, Cicar.CDCFrontier_v2.0, whole genome shotgun sequence.
TTTCTGAAACTTTTCAGCTATTGAAGACATTTCCTAATGCAGCAAAGTATCTCAAGAGTAAATTTCATTGACTTTCTCCATTTCCTTAATTTCCTAAAATTGAAAGAAGCAActaccttttatttatttatctatttttgtgTAGCACTTGTGAGCTTTGGAAAGGTCACTCCAGAACAAAAGCAAGAAGTTGAGAAGTTTGGGCTGACAATATATACATGGGATGAATTTTTACAATTGGTGGGTTATCCATCCATTTTTCGTATTATTACTCTCATGGTTTAAATTATAGTCACAGTTGTAGTTATGTTCTGAATATTTATATTGCGGTAAAATGAGCAAAATGTGGTTGCAATGTCATTGTAGACACATCTAAAACCGTTATTTTATGGCTGCAATTACAGTTGCAGACTTACATTGCAATTTATGTTTCTAACACTATATACCAAGAGGAAGGAATGTGTTTCGATTTGTATTGCTCATTCGAGTTTTTTATGTATGTCACAGGGTAATGATCAAAGTTTTGATTTACCTGTGAAAAAGAAAAGTGACATATGCACAATAATGTACACAAGTGGAACTACTGGTGATCCCAAAGGAGTATTGATTTCCAATGAGAGCATTATTACACTCTTAGCTGCCATTAAGCAGCTATTAGCATGTTGCAAAGAACAAGTAAGTATCTTTCTTTTGTCACTTCTTTTTCTTGCAATTATATGAATATCTTTTCATTTAAGTAAGCATTTTGGTCTTCTAATATGAATGCTCCTAAAATGCTGTTTTCTGTTTGCAGTTGCATGAGAAAGATGTATACCTATCATACCTTCCACTTGCACACATCTTTGACAGGATTGTTGAGGAAGCTATGATATGGCACGGGGCTTCAATTGGTTTCTGGCGTGGGGTGAGtatatataatatgtatatGTGCTAAATCTTTCATTACTGAATGAAAAGGCTTGatgtaattatattatattggatttttttttttaatttaatatgaaaaCTCAAACTTTGTATATTAGCACTATTAATACAATGTGGCTGCAGGATGTCAAATTGTTGATGGAAGACATTGGTGAGTTAAAACCAACTATTTTTGTTGCTGTTCCACGTGTGCTTGATAGAGTTTACACTGGTAAATTTTTGTCTTTGCTAATAGTATAGTGATATTTGCTACATCCTTTGATGTTGATGATTTCagattattataataataataatcatagtGTATTGAAAATCTCAAGCTTCATCTGATATACAGGTTTGACACAAAGGGTTTCTACAGGGAACTTGTTGAAACAGACTATGTTCAATATTGCCTACACATAGTAAGTACTTTGCTTTTGCTTGCATTGCAAGGTTCTGATAATATTAAGTATTAACTATGAAATATGTTGCAGCAAGCTGCATAACATGAGCAAAGGGCAAAAACATGATGCAGCCTCTCcattatttgacaaaattatattcaataaGGTAATGTAGTTTCATATATTTTACTTCAAGTTGCACCTTGGTTCGGTCGAACAAACAGCAATCATAACAAAATTGCTCTGTAGTACTAATAATCTTTTTTGCAACATCATCAGGTAAAACAAGCTTTAGGGGGTAGTGTACGCATTGTTTTGTCCGGAGCAGCGCCTCTATCTAAACACGTCGAAGGTTTCATGCGAGTGGTGACTTGTGCTCATATCTTACAAGGATACGGTATGTTGTTTCTAAAGATCTGTACAATCATGGATGAGAAAAATGAGACATGCATTGCCAGTTGTCAGTGTGAACTAGTTTTACGCTGATGTACAATGAAAATCCAGTATTTTTGCCACATTTTAATTATCGATGTATTAAATTTGCATAAGTTGGTTTTAAAATATGGACTTGATTTTGGTTGTTGTAGGTCTGACTGAAACATGTGCTGGAACCTTTGTGTCATTACCGAACGAAAACGATATGCTTGGTACGGTTGGGCCTCCTGTACCATATGTGGATGTGTGTCTAGAATCTGTACCTGAAATGGGATATGATGCACTTGCAACCCCAGCAAGAGGAGAAATCTGTGTGAAAGGAAGTCCTGTGTTTTCAGGCTACTACAAACGTGAAGACCTCACCAAAGAGGTTATGATTGATGGATGGTTCCATACAGGTTAGTTCAGTtgaattatctatatatatatatatatgtaattgCATTGCATCGTTATTACATTTTATTCATATGCGTGATCTGTTAAACAGGAGATGTTGGAGAGTGGCTGCCTAATGGAACCATGAAAATTATCGATCGGAANNNNNNNNNNTTTAAGCTTTCACAAGGAGAGTATGTTGCTGTTGAAAACCTTGAGAATATTTATGTTCAAGTTCCTGCTATTGAATCGGCAAGTCTTCTTGACCCTTTAAATAGTTTTGAAGCATTATCTTCTAATGAATGTATTATTCCTTAGGTATGATCGGCGGTCCTAGTGAAGAATTAAGACTATTTTTGATACAACCACTGGAATTAACAAAGAAAGGGAATTGAACAATGAATCAGTCAACCTAATTAGAATCAGAGTGATTCTGctagaaagaacaaaaagaattttattgaattgaatagaAGAAGAATGGTTACAATAGGTCCCACGACCTTGCTGGTTCCACAACCAGAAATTCTGTTAACACCCAAAAAACTCCTCAATTTCTAACAATTATTCCTTCTTATAGTTCATTTATTCACTAACTGCCTAACTAACTTTTAGACACGTGTTACATTAGGAAGTTTTCAACCACTAACTGCCTAACTAACTTTTAGACACGTGTTACATTAGGAAGTTTTCAACCAAACTCTCCTATTTCCCCTCTGATATACATTTCTAATAGTAGGCTTAGGTCTATTAGTCTTATCACTACCCCCCTTAAAAGAACTAACTTGTCCTCAAGTTGGAAATCAGGAAAATTGTCTTGAATGTTTGCTGCCAATTCCCAGGTACACTCATGCTGAGGAAGATCTTTCCATTTAACTAGCACCTCTAAGTAACCCTGCTTGTCCTCTCTGCTATCCAATATGGCTTCTGGGGTCACTTCCAACTCTAATTCTTCATTTAACATAGGTGGAAGTGGTTGAGGCTGCTGGTGTGGCTTCAATGCTTTCTTCAACAAAGATACATGAAAGACCAGGTGAATTTTAGCATGACTAGGGAGGATTAACTTGTAAGCCACTGGGCCAATCTTGCTACTAATTTGATAAGGGCCATAGAAGCGGGGGACAACTTAGCATAAGGTCTATTGGCCAACGATTTGAACTTATAGGGCTGTAATTTGAGATAGACCCAATCATCTATCTGAAATTCAACAACCCTTCTGTGCTTGTCTGCATTCTGTTTCATTTGGTTTTGGGCTTTAGTCAAGTTCAACTTCAATTCTTCAAGAATAGCATCCCTCTGAAACATTAATCTGTTGACTTCTTCTACTTTAGAAGGTATAGCTCCAGCCTTTAGTAAACTAGGAGGGTCTCTACCATATAAGGCACGAAAAGGAGTCATCCCAGCTGAACTATTGTAATTGGAATTAAACCAAAATTCTGCCCAGTGCAACCCATCTAACCACTTCTTAGGCTTAGGACCTACAAAGCATCGCAGATAAGTTTCTAGACATCTATTTGTTACCTCAGTTTGCCCATCTGACTGAGGATGATAGGAAGtactcatttttaattgagttcCAGCCAGCTTGAACAACTCTTTCCAGAAATGGCTCAAGAACAAAGGGTCTCTGTCAGAAACAATGGTGGTTGGAAACCCATGCAGCTTCACTATTTCTCTCACAAACACCGCAGCTACATCCTTGGCTGAGTAAGGATGTCCCAAAGCAAAAAAATGGGCATACTTAGTGAGCCTATCTACCACTACTAGAATGGTATCCCTTCCTCTAACTTTAGGTAATCCACCAATAAAGTCTAATGAAATATCCATCCAAACTTGCTGAGGAATAGGGAGCGGTTGTAATAATCCTGCAGGAGTGAGTGTCGAGTACTTATTTCTGTGGCAAACTTCACACTTATCAACAAAGCTCTTAATATCTGCCCTCATGCCTTCCCAGTACAGAAATGTAGCAACTTTTTTGTAAGTTCTGAAGTATCCAGAGTGGCCTCCCATAGGTGTTTCATGGCATTCAGCAATGATAATAGGGATTCTGTTAGACAGCCTAGAAAGAACTAGTCGTCCTTTGTAATAAAGCACTCCTTTTCTCAACTCAAAGTTCTGATGTGCCGTAGGGTTAATGATCAGATCTTGCATCATTTGCATCCACTTAGATTCTTGTTGTAATTCCTGAATCCAAGTATCTTTTTCATCCACAGATAAAACTGAAATCACTGAATACATCATCTTTCTTGAAAGAGCATCTGCCGCCGAATTTTCAGCCCCTGGCTTGTACTGAATTTCAAAATCTAACCCTATAAGCTTGACTGCCCATTTGAATTGTTCATCTGAAAATAATCTCTGCTCAGTGAGAAACTTAAGACTTTTCTGGTCTGTCTTTACAATGAAGTGTCTTCCCATCAAATAGTGTCTCCACTTCTGAATGGCTTGAACCCGCGCCCTTAATTCTCTTTCATACACGGACTTTTGTTGAGATCTAGTAGACAATCCTTTACTCCAAAAAGCTAGAGGCCGCCCTTCTTGCATTAGTACAGCTCCCAACCCCTTGCTGGACGCAtctgtttcaattataaattgctTATTGAAATCAGGTACAGCCAGCATAGGTAAGTTCACCATAGCAGTCTTCAATTCCTCAAAAGCATAACTAGCTTCAGGTGACCAAACAAATGCAtctttttttagtaaatcagtGAGCGGTTTGGCTTTTCTACCATAGTTTTGCACAAATCTTCTGTAGTAACCAGTCAGCCCTAAGAAACCCCTTAGGCTTTTGATGTTGGTAGGTGTAGGCCAAGACTTCATATCTTCAACCTTGGAATTATCAGCTGCCACTCCTTCTCCTGAGATGATATGGCCCAAGTATTCTAAACTGGACTGcccaaaactacatttttttagaTTGGCTTTTAGATCATTCTGTTTCAATATGTCCAGAACTAGTTGCAAATGTTGTGCATGAGCCTTCATATCAGTGCTGTAGACTAGTATGTCATCAAAGAACACCAATGTGAATTTTCTCAAATAAGGTTTTAGGATGTCATTCATCAAGGCTTGAAAAGTAGATGGAGCATTAGTTAATCCAAAGGGCATTACAAGGAACTCATAGTGTCCCTCATGAGTCCTAAATGCTGTTTTTTCAACATCCTCTGTTTTCATCCTGATTTGGTGATACCCTGATTTGAGATCCAACTTAGAAAACACCTGTGCCCCCCCTAATTCATCTAATAACTCTTCAATAATAGGAATGGGGAATTTGTTAGGAATGGTAATTTTGTTAAGAGCCCTATAGTCTACACAAAATCTCCAACCTCCATCCTTCTTTTTCACTAAAAGGATAGGACTAGAATAGGGACTTATACTCGGTCTAATCACTCCAGCGTCGAGCATTTCCAATACTAACTTCTCTATTTCAGTTTTCTGGTAGTGTGGACATTTGTAAGGCCTTAAGTTTGGAATTTCAGTACCTTCTTTCAGATGGATGGCGTGATCATGCCTTCTAGAGGGAGGTAGCCCTTGAGGATTCTGAAAAACTTCCTGAAACTGCTGTAGTATTTCCTCAATCATCTCTGGAGTTTGGTGTTGTTGCTGCCGCCTGCCTTGTTCATTATCACACTGCAACAATAATCCTTCACCCTCCTTCAACAATACTTGCATAAGGGCACCATAAGATAGTTCAGTTTTGGTCAAAGCTGGATCCCCTGCGATAGTGATCACTGAATTCCCTTTTTTCACGGTCAACTCCATCTTACCAAAATCTGCCTTCACCTCTCCCAACCCAGCCAACCAATCTAGCCCAAGAACTAAGTCTACTCCTTTCAAACTGAAAAGATAGAAATCTTGAATTACCTCTAATTTCTGCATGCAGAATTTTAGCTTCGCACATTTCCCTTTGCCCTTTACTTTATGTCCATCTCCCACTTCAACCATATATACTGGAGTTTCTGCTACTTGTAGTTGTAACCTCTCCACTAACTGCTTGGAAATAAAGTTGTGGGAAGCTCCACAGTCAATGAGAATGACTACATGTATCTCTTCTATGTTTCCCCTCACCTTCCAAGAATTAGTAGATGTCAACCCAGTCATGGAATACATGGATAACTGTAATGAGTTGGAAGAGTCCACCTGACTCAAGTCTTCATTTTCTGGTTCTTCATCTTCCTCTTCAGCTAAAAGCAACATCCTCAGCTGTTTATTTTTGCACACATGTTCTCTACTGAAGGGTTCATCACATCTAAAGCACAaccctttttctcttttttctttcatctCAACACTGGACAGTTTTTTATAATCTCCTCTTGTTCTAGAACTTTCCGCATCTAAGTTTGGTCTGATGGTATTATTCACACTGCCCATGGAAGAGCCCTCTCTCTGTTTATTTACTGCAGTCTGGGGTTCCAAGGTCACCATCTTACTATAagaatttggtttgtatgagcTATAGGATCTAGAGTATGTTCCACTATTCTTCTTTAATAACACCAGATTCTTCTGTTCCACTAATATAGCTTTTTGAATTAATTCTGACAGAGTAGCCAAATCATACAATTTCACTTCAGCTTTGATCTCTTCTTTTAATCCATTAAGGAAAATCCCTCTAACAAAATCTTGATTGACTTCCCTCAAAGCCCCAGCGTATTTTTCAAACAGTTCAACATATTCCTCAACGCTAttgttttgtttcaaagaaaGTAACAATTCGAAGGGATTTTGAATCATAGAGGGTTGGAAGCGCCTTACCACAGCAATCTTGAAACTCTCCCAAGTTGGATTAGGGTTGCAACCTTCCCACCATTGATACCAACTAAGAGCTTTGCCCTCCAAGGAAATTATAGGGATTTCCAATCTTCTCCAACAATTTGGATTCAGACTCCGCTGATGACTCTCTCCTTCATTCTCACTTTCGCTTCCATCCTCCCGCGAGTGTCCATTTCCGTTTATCCCCAATTTGTTGGCTATCGCCGATAACAGCTCTTCGGTTTTCTGCATTCGAGCTTCGTTAAGCTCCAATCGCAATCTCATTCTCTCGCGATCTTGCTTCAGCTCCTCCATCTCTTGAGTCCAACTCTCATCGTTTCGCGCCATTCTTCTGGTAGAGACCATAGACGATTGCGGCAGCGATTGGTTGGTGGTGGATCCACTCCCTCAAGCACCAGAAACGGTGCTCTGATACCAGTGATACAACCACTGGAATTAACAAAGAAAGGGAATTGAACAATGAATCAGTCAACCTAATCAGAATCAGAGTGATTCTGctaggaagaacaaaaagaattttattgaattgaatagaAGAAGAATGGTTACAATAGGTCCCACGACCTTGCTGGTTCCACAACCAGAAATTCTGTTAACACCCAAAAAACTCCTCAATTTCTAACAACTATTCCTTCTTATAGTTCATTTATTCACTAACTGCCTAACTAACTTTTAGACACGTGTTACATTAGGAAGTTTTCAACCACTAACTGCCTAACTAACTTTTAGACACGTGTTACATTAGGAAGTTTTCAACCAAACTCTCCTATTTCTCCTCTGATATACATTTCTAATAGTAGGCTTAGGTCTATTAGTcttatcaatttttgttgtgtgCATCTGTAGTATTATAGTTGTTACATACAGATTTATGAATGATATCAAAAGGTTTAGTTTAGTGAAAATTGACAGTAAAAGAGGAATTACTTTCCGCTTATTTTCATGAGCATACAATGTTTTGTCACATGTTTATATTGCATTTTATCATCCTTTGTTTCAGATTTGGATCTATGGAAATAGTTTTGAATACTTCCTTGTGGCTATTATTAACCCAAGCAAGGTAGCAATTGAAGCTTGGGCAGCACAAACTGGTATAAATATGGACTATGATGCTCTCTGTGAAGATTCTAGGACGAAAAGTTACATACTCGGAGAGCTCACAAAGATTGCAAAGGAAAAGAAGGTACTATTTTGTTTAAGTCTATAATATTTCTCTAATTTGTTATGCTATATGTAGAGATGGAAATAGGCTGAGTCAAGGTATCGTTAGCATAAATAGGTCCGACTTGTTCAAAAAATTCATGGTCCAAGTCTGGTATGTTACCTGCCATATAGACTTGTTTTTTGAGCCTaacttaacatttttaaaatgctGGCTTACAAACCTATATATGTTTATATAGACCAGGTATATGTTTAACTTGATGAGTTTGAGAATTCCTCAAATAGTAGGATTGAAAGTTTCTATATGCATCATGTTGGTAAAATTTCACtattacttatatatatagGCTGA
It includes:
- the LOC101499180 gene encoding long chain acyl-CoA synthetase 4-like — its product is MAVEKSFIIEVEKAKEAKDGRPSMGPVYRSIFSKDLSPPSIQGLDSCWDVFRTAVEKYPTNRMLGRREIVDGKAGEFKWQTYQEVYDLVIKVGNSIRACGYGEGVKCGIYGVNSPEWIISMEACNAHGLYCVPLYDTLGAGAVEFIICHAEVTIAFVEEKKISELLKTFPNAAKYLKTLVSFGKVTPEQKQEVEKFGLTIYTWDEFLQLGNDQSFDLPVKKKSDICTIMYTSGTTGDPKGVLISNESIITLLAAIKQLLACCKEQLHEKDVYLSYLPLAHIFDRIVEEAMIWHGASIGFWRGDVKLLMEDIGELKPTIFVAVPRVLDRVYTGLTQRVSTGNLLKQTMFNIAYTYKLHNMSKGQKHDAASPLFDKIIFNKVKQALGGSVRIVLSGAAPLSKHVEGFMRVVTCAHILQGYGLTETCAGTFVSLPNENDMLGTVGPPVPYVDVCLESVPEMGYDALATPARGEICVKGSPVFSGYYKREDLTKEVMIDGWFHTGDVGEWLPNGTMKIIDRXXXXFKLSQGEYVAVENLENIYVQVPAIESIWIYGNSFEYFLVAIINPSKVAIEAWAAQTGINMDYDALCEDSRTKSYILGELTKIAKEKKLKGFEFIKTIHLDPVPFDMERDLTTPTFKKKRPQLLKYYQSVINEMYEKEKKPSA